The following proteins are encoded in a genomic region of Ictalurus punctatus breed USDA103 chromosome 15, Coco_2.0, whole genome shotgun sequence:
- the si:dkey-78k11.9 gene encoding P2Y purinoceptor 1, giving the protein MVANKTASFCFKVNFEFPKIFSSTAFCIIFIFGLLGNCWGLKSIFTNWRKLGNIKIFALNLCIADILHLLTLPFWVTYQVQGQKWIFGQPFCKITRFLFNTNLYGSIGFLTCISVYRYLGIVYPLKVKGRIKVCHSVGISALVWIMVLLQCLPDVFFDKTFGKRDKCYDSTTDQSVGSYLTYSIILTVTGFLIPLVLIVCCYGHMAVILATKKDIGDTTLKLKCLRLVVILAVLFSVCFIPIHIFRNLNLMTRISKINKVCKTWYSNMYVARHVSEGLASLNSAINPLVYLLNSDELLKRFLNLGRKRQEGPSLPELSPMRST; this is encoded by the coding sequence ATGGTAGCCAATAAAACTGCTAGTTTCTGCTTTAAGGTTAACTTTGAATTTCCAAAAATCTTCTCATCCACTGCATTttgtatcatttttatttttggactTCTTGGTAACTGCTGGGGACTAAAATCTATTTTTACAAACTGGAGGAAGCTGggaaacattaaaatatttgcCTTAAACTTATGCATTGCTGATATTTTACACCTGCTTACCTTGCCATTTTGGGTGACCTATCAAGTGCAAGGCCAAAAATGGATCTTTGGACAGCCTTTCTGCAAGATAACAAGATTCCTGTTCAACACCAATCTCTATGGAAGTATTGGATTTCTCACATGCATCAGTGTGTACAGGTATCTTGGCATTGTATACCCTCTGAAGGTAAAAGGCAGGATAAAAGTATGCCACTCAGTAGGAATATCCGCTCTGGTCTGGATTATGGTGTTGCTTCAATGTCTGCCTGATGTGTTCTTTGATAAAACATTTGGGAAAAGAGATAAATGCTATGACTCAACTACAGACCAGAGCGTTGGGAGCTACTTGACATACAGCATTATACTGACAGTTACTGGATTTTTAATCCCTTTGGTGTTAATCGTGTGCTGCTATGGCCACATGGCTGTGATTCTAGCCACTAAGAAAGACATCGGCGACACCACACTGAAGCTGAAGTGCCTCAGGCTGGTAGTGATCCTGGCTGTGCTCTTTTCCGTATGCTTCATCCCCATCCACATCTTCAGAAATCTCAACCTGATGACTCGCatctcaaaaataaataaagtatgtaAGACATGGTATTCCAACATGTATGTTGCCAGACATGTAAGCGAAGGGCTAGCAAGTCTGAACAGTGCCATTAACCCACTGGTATATCTGTTGAATAGTGACGAACTGCTGAAGAGGTTTTTAAATTTGGGGCGAAAACGACAAGAAGGTCCAAGTTTACCTGAACTCTCGCCTATGAGATCAACATAG
- the ccn5 gene encoding WNT1-inducible-signaling pathway protein 2 yields the protein MDKKVQNTYTLLARALLLYLCSEVCCQQCVRPCQCPSSVLACPEGVALVVDGCGCCQVCARQKGEACTNILVCDKQHGLECDYSASFPGDPGECVSQEELSCELNGVSYQEGEVFQPSCSTQCKCVGGGVTCVPLCGEDIRLPSSDCPYPQKVQLPGKCCKEWVCENSDNSVIQDAQTAYTDAQVMPALPGFQASPSLNCIYQSTEWSACSSTCGPGISTRVSNQNAACRLEQQIRLCKIRPCQTLPYQTPVWPRKCQPSYRSNVPTRLLHQGCYSTQFYRLRYCGLCTDGRCCTPYRTRTVTVTFRCPGGRLVRQAVMMIKSCVCHYNCPYSSGGTYRRLAPWG from the exons ATGGACAAAAAAGTGCAAAACACATACACTCTGCTGGCACGGGCACTACTGTTGTACCTGTGCTCCGAG GTATGCTGTCAACAGTGTGTCAGACCGTGCCAGTGTCCCAGCTCTGTGCTAGCCTGCCCTGAAGGTGTCGCTCTCGTCGTGGACGGATGTGGATGCTGCCAAGTGTGTGCCCGCCAGAAGGGTGAAGCCTGCACCAACATACTGGTGTGTGACAAGCAGCATGGCCTGGAATGTGACTACAGTGCCAGCTTCCCCGGAGATCCGGGAGAGTGTGTCA GTCAGGAAGAGCTTAGCTGTGAGCTGAATGGCGTCTCTTATCAGGAGGGTGAGGTGTTCCAGCCATCCTGCAGCACCCAGTGCAAATGTGTAGGTGGAGGAGTGACCTGTGTTCCCCTGTGCGGTGAAGATATCCGCCTGCCCAGCTCAGACTGCCCATATCCACAAAAGGTCCAGCTGCCCGGAAAGTGCTGTAaggagtgggtgtgtgagaacTCGGACAACAGTGTGATACAGGATGCTCAAACGG CTTACACTGATGCCCAAGTGATGCCTGCACTTCCTGGTTTCCAAGCCAGCCCCAGCTTAAACTGTATATATCAGAGTACAGAGTGGAGTGCCTGCTCAAGTACTTGTGGCCCAGGAATCTCCACACGAGTGAGCAACCAGAATGCAGCCTGCAGACTTGAGCAGCAGATCAGGCTGTGTAAAATCCGACCATGCCAAACTTTGCCATATCAAACACCAGTG TGGCCAAGGAAATGCCAACCGAGCTACAGGTCAAATGTTCCCACACGCCTGCTCCATCAAGGCTGCTACAGCACACAGTTTTACCGTCTGCGTTACTGTGGCCTCTGCACTGATGGCCGATGTTGCACGCCTTATCGGACCCGCACTGTCACAGTCACCTTTCGCTGTCCAGGGGGCCGCCTGGTCCGCCAAGCTGTCATGATGATCAAGTCCTGTGTTTGTCATTACAACTGCCCCTACTCATCTGGTGGAACCTACAGGAGGCTTGCTCCGTGGGGATAG